A portion of the Oncorhynchus nerka isolate Pitt River linkage group LG27, Oner_Uvic_2.0, whole genome shotgun sequence genome contains these proteins:
- the LOC115121139 gene encoding calcitonin gene-related peptide-like isoform X2 gives MCFTTGTMVMMKLSALLMTYFLVICQMYSSHAAPARTGLESITDQVTLTDYEARRLLNAIVKEFVKMTSEELEQQANEGNSVTAQKRACNTATCVTHRLADFLNRSGGMGNSNFVPTNVGAKAFGRRRRDSPKTAPM, from the exons ATGTGTTTTACCACAGGGACCATGGTTATGATGAAGCTCTCTGCCCTCCTCATGACCTATTTCCTGGTCATTTGCCAGATGTACAGCTCACATGCAGCTCCAGCCAG AACTGGTTTagagtctataacagaccaagtCACGCTAACTGACTATGAAGCCCGAAGGCTACTCAACGCCATCGTCAAGGAGTTTGTTAAAATGACATCAGAGGAACTGGAGCAACAAGCCAATGAAGGAAATAG CGTTACAGCACAGAAGCGTGCGTGCAATACTGCCACATGTGTCACCCACCGCCTGGCTGACTTCCTGAACAgatcaggaggaatgggaaacaGTAACTTCGTCCCCACCAACGTGGGCGCCAAGGCGTTCGGACGACGAAGGAGAGACAGCCCCAAGACAGCACCTATGTGA
- the LOC115121139 gene encoding calcitonin-1-like isoform X1: MCFTTGTMVMMKLSALLMTYFLVICQMYSSHAAPARTGLESITDQVTLTDYEARRLLNAIVKEFVKMTSEELEQQANEGNSLDRPMSKRCSNLSTCVLGKLSQELHKLQTYPRTNTGSGTPGKKRSLPESNRYASYGDSYDGI, from the exons ATGTGTTTTACCACAGGGACCATGGTTATGATGAAGCTCTCTGCCCTCCTCATGACCTATTTCCTGGTCATTTGCCAGATGTACAGCTCACATGCAGCTCCAGCCAG AACTGGTTTagagtctataacagaccaagtCACGCTAACTGACTATGAAGCCCGAAGGCTACTCAACGCCATCGTCAAGGAGTTTGTTAAAATGACATCAGAGGAACTGGAGCAACAAGCCAATGAAGGAAATAG cctGGATAGACCCATGTCCAAGCGTTGCTCCAACCTCAGCACCTGTGTGCTGGGCAAACTGTCCCAAGAGCTGCATAAATTGCAGACGTACCCCCGCACCAACACGGGAAGTGGCACGCCTGGCAAGAAACGCAGCTTGCCTGAGAGCAACCGCTATGCAAGCTATGGAGACTCATATGATGGAATCTGA
- the LOC115121139 gene encoding calcitonin-1-like isoform X3, whose product MVMMKLSALLMTYFLVICQMYSSHAAPARTGLESITDQVTLTDYEARRLLNAIVKEFVKMTSEELEQQANEGNSLDRPMSKRCSNLSTCVLGKLSQELHKLQTYPRTNTGSGTPGKKRSLPESNRYASYGDSYDGI is encoded by the exons ATGGTTATGATGAAGCTCTCTGCCCTCCTCATGACCTATTTCCTGGTCATTTGCCAGATGTACAGCTCACATGCAGCTCCAGCCAG AACTGGTTTagagtctataacagaccaagtCACGCTAACTGACTATGAAGCCCGAAGGCTACTCAACGCCATCGTCAAGGAGTTTGTTAAAATGACATCAGAGGAACTGGAGCAACAAGCCAATGAAGGAAATAG cctGGATAGACCCATGTCCAAGCGTTGCTCCAACCTCAGCACCTGTGTGCTGGGCAAACTGTCCCAAGAGCTGCATAAATTGCAGACGTACCCCCGCACCAACACGGGAAGTGGCACGCCTGGCAAGAAACGCAGCTTGCCTGAGAGCAACCGCTATGCAAGCTATGGAGACTCATATGATGGAATCTGA